A single region of the Acinetobacter sp. WCHA45 genome encodes:
- a CDS encoding acyl-CoA dehydrogenase C-terminal domain-containing protein, producing the protein MPAYKAPLRDIRFLMNEVFDYPAHYQTLASGQNADKDTVDMILEGAADYCENVLSPLNQSGDEEGCTFNNGEVTTPKGFKEAYDQFVMGGWQGLSYPEEFGGQGLPMSLNLIKSEMMGTANWSFTMYPGLSTGCMNTIIQFGTDEQKATYMPKLVEGTWSGTMCLTEPQCGTDLGQVKTKAEPAADGTYKISGTKIFISAGEHDLTENIIHIVLARLPDAPAGTRGISLFIVPKFIPTADGGVGERNTVSCGSIEHKMGIRASATAVLNFDNATGYLIGEINKGLHAMFTFMNTARIGTAVQGIAHAELSFQGALPYAKDRMSMRALSGKKEPERVADAIIHHADVRRMLLTQKAVAEGGRSMIYHAAKLADKMADALASGDQAAYEAADDKLGFYTPILKGFLTELGLEAANHGIQVYGGHGFIKEWGMEQIARDARISTLYEGTTGVQALDLLGRKVLLSSKGKVVRDYTAEILKFCAAHARNKYLRRFAWDLTKVCAQWNTLTVRIMLAARKDRDIVSSASADFLMFSGYVMMAYFWAQQAVIASEKLEAGNGIETPEFYKAKIKVADFYFDRLLPRAQGHAESMVTTSRTLTSLAPEHFSFDY; encoded by the coding sequence ATGCCAGCTTATAAAGCCCCGCTCCGTGATATTCGCTTCTTAATGAATGAAGTGTTTGATTATCCTGCACACTACCAAACTTTGGCAAGTGGACAGAATGCTGATAAAGATACAGTTGATATGATTCTTGAAGGTGCGGCAGATTACTGCGAAAACGTACTTTCTCCACTGAACCAATCGGGTGATGAAGAAGGCTGTACCTTTAACAACGGCGAAGTAACAACACCTAAAGGCTTCAAGGAAGCTTATGACCAATTCGTCATGGGTGGCTGGCAAGGTCTTTCTTACCCAGAAGAGTTTGGTGGTCAAGGCCTGCCAATGTCTTTAAACCTCATCAAGTCTGAAATGATGGGTACTGCAAACTGGTCATTCACCATGTACCCTGGTTTAAGTACAGGTTGTATGAACACCATCATCCAGTTCGGTACAGATGAGCAAAAAGCGACTTATATGCCTAAACTGGTTGAAGGTACTTGGTCAGGCACAATGTGCTTAACAGAACCTCAATGTGGTACAGACTTAGGTCAAGTTAAAACTAAAGCTGAACCTGCTGCTGATGGTACTTATAAAATCTCTGGTACTAAAATCTTCATCTCTGCGGGTGAGCATGATTTAACTGAAAACATTATCCACATCGTACTTGCACGTCTTCCAGACGCACCTGCTGGTACCCGTGGTATTTCATTATTTATCGTGCCTAAGTTTATCCCAACTGCTGACGGCGGTGTAGGTGAGCGCAATACCGTATCTTGTGGTTCAATCGAACACAAAATGGGTATCCGTGCTTCAGCAACTGCTGTATTGAACTTTGACAATGCAACTGGTTACCTCATCGGTGAAATCAACAAAGGTTTACATGCAATGTTTACCTTCATGAACACTGCACGTATCGGTACAGCGGTTCAAGGTATTGCTCACGCTGAACTTTCTTTCCAAGGTGCATTACCTTATGCGAAAGATCGTATGTCTATGCGTGCCCTTTCTGGTAAGAAAGAGCCTGAGCGTGTAGCTGATGCGATTATTCACCATGCTGATGTTCGTCGTATGTTGTTAACTCAAAAAGCGGTTGCAGAAGGCGGTCGTTCAATGATCTACCACGCTGCAAAACTTGCAGACAAGATGGCGGATGCATTGGCAAGTGGTGATCAAGCTGCTTATGAAGCTGCCGATGACAAACTTGGTTTCTATACTCCAATTCTTAAAGGTTTCTTGACTGAATTAGGTTTGGAAGCTGCAAACCATGGTATCCAAGTATATGGCGGTCATGGTTTCATCAAAGAATGGGGCATGGAACAAATCGCACGTGATGCACGTATCTCAACATTGTATGAAGGTACAACGGGTGTCCAAGCACTTGACTTATTAGGTCGTAAAGTTCTTTTAAGCTCAAAAGGTAAAGTTGTTCGTGACTATACTGCTGAAATCTTAAAATTCTGTGCTGCACATGCTCGCAACAAGTATTTACGTCGCTTCGCTTGGGACTTAACTAAGGTTTGCGCTCAATGGAACACATTAACTGTTCGCATTATGCTTGCAGCACGTAAAGACCGTGACATCGTATCTTCTGCTTCTGCTGATTTCTTGATGTTCTCTGGTTATGTAATGATGGCTTACTTCTGGGCTCAACAAGCAGTGATTGCTTCTGAAAAACTAGAAGCTGGTAACGGCATTGAAACGCCTGAATTCTATAAAGCAAAAATCAAAGTTGCAGATTTCTACTTTGACCGTTTATTGCCACGTGCACAAGGTCACGCAGAATCAATGGTAACGACTTCACGTACTTTGACTTCACTTGCTCCAGAACACTTCAGCTTCGATTACTAA
- the aroE gene encoding shikimate dehydrogenase has translation MTKQFAVIGNPIEQSRSPELHHAFAAKTGVDLNYKKILAPLDGFERTTKDFFAHDGIGMNVTVPFKEQAFALCDQLTERAKIAKAVNTLWMQDGKLFGDNTDGQGLVAAIQALGWDLKNSRILILGAGGATRGVIYPLVQAGAKQIVIANRTLARAEQLVSDLKDAVPQAQLSALSLEQLVGEFDFVINATSASLTGDTLQLPECLVFHHAYEMAYGKPSSFLNQAQERQVPSTDGFGMLVGQAIEAFSIWNGVKPELKDFL, from the coding sequence ATGACCAAACAATTTGCTGTCATTGGGAATCCGATTGAACAATCCCGCTCACCAGAATTGCATCATGCTTTTGCAGCAAAAACCGGCGTTGATTTAAACTATAAAAAAATTCTTGCACCCTTAGATGGTTTTGAAAGAACAACAAAAGATTTTTTTGCTCATGATGGCATTGGAATGAATGTAACTGTGCCATTTAAAGAACAAGCATTTGCCTTATGCGACCAACTCACTGAGCGTGCAAAAATTGCAAAAGCTGTGAACACCTTGTGGATGCAAGATGGCAAACTATTTGGAGATAATACCGATGGTCAGGGTTTAGTTGCCGCCATTCAAGCCTTAGGTTGGGACCTTAAAAATAGTCGCATTTTAATTTTAGGTGCTGGTGGTGCAACACGTGGTGTCATTTATCCTTTAGTACAAGCAGGTGCAAAACAGATTGTCATTGCCAATCGTACACTTGCTCGAGCTGAACAATTGGTCTCAGATTTAAAAGATGCCGTGCCACAGGCACAACTCTCAGCGCTCAGCTTGGAACAACTTGTTGGTGAATTTGACTTTGTCATCAATGCCACTTCTGCCAGCTTAACTGGTGATACTTTACAGCTTCCTGAATGCTTGGTTTTTCACCATGCTTATGAAATGGCTTATGGCAAACCCTCGAGCTTTTTGAATCAAGCTCAAGAGCGTCAAGTTCCATCAACAGATGGTTTTGGTATGTTGGTGGGTCAAGCAATTGAAGCTTTTTCTATTTGGAATGGGGTCAAACCTGAATTAAAAGATTTCTTATAA
- the hemF gene encoding oxygen-dependent coproporphyrinogen oxidase yields MQHPTSADIQRVREFLLDLQARICAGLEQQERAGGGTAEFIIDDWQRTEGGGGRSRVLQNGDVIEKGGVMFSHINISKLPASATERHPQIAGAKAQALGVSLVIHPKNPNIPTSHANVRLFVAEPEGQDPVWWFGGGFDLTPFYPDDQDIQNWHQTAYDLCQPFGEHVYAEHKQWCDDYFYLKHRDEQRGVGGLFFDDLNQWDFETCFKYIQAVGNGYLAAILPIFEKHREQPYTEAQREFQLYRRGRYVEYNLVYDRGTLFGLQTGGRIESILVSLPNLAGWSYRPEWDENSPEKRLTDYYLKPRDWLSLNK; encoded by the coding sequence ATGCAGCATCCAACTTCAGCTGATATTCAACGTGTTCGTGAGTTTTTACTCGATCTACAGGCACGGATTTGTGCAGGGCTAGAGCAACAGGAACGTGCAGGCGGTGGTACCGCTGAATTTATCATTGATGATTGGCAACGAACCGAAGGTGGTGGTGGTCGCTCTCGCGTTTTGCAAAATGGTGACGTGATTGAAAAAGGCGGAGTGATGTTTTCCCATATCAACATCAGTAAACTTCCTGCTTCTGCAACGGAACGCCATCCTCAAATCGCAGGTGCAAAAGCACAAGCTTTGGGCGTTTCTTTAGTGATTCATCCTAAAAATCCCAATATCCCAACTTCACATGCAAATGTACGTTTATTTGTTGCTGAACCTGAGGGTCAAGACCCTGTTTGGTGGTTTGGGGGGGGCTTTGATCTCACACCTTTCTATCCAGATGATCAAGATATTCAAAACTGGCATCAAACCGCTTATGACTTATGCCAACCATTTGGCGAACATGTTTATGCTGAACATAAACAATGGTGTGATGATTATTTCTACTTAAAACATCGTGATGAACAACGTGGTGTAGGTGGTTTATTCTTTGATGATTTGAACCAATGGGACTTCGAAACTTGCTTTAAATATATTCAAGCCGTTGGTAATGGTTATTTAGCAGCGATCTTGCCTATTTTTGAAAAGCATCGTGAACAGCCGTATACCGAAGCGCAGCGTGAGTTTCAGTTGTATCGCCGTGGTCGCTATGTAGAATATAACTTGGTGTATGACCGTGGTACGTTGTTTGGCTTACAAACAGGTGGACGTATTGAATCCATTTTAGTGAGTTTACCGAATCTTGCAGGCTGGTCGTATCGTCCTGAATGGGATGAAAACTCGCCTGAAAAACGTCTCACCGATTATTATTTAAAACCAAGAGATTGGTTGAGTTTAAATAAGTAA
- the hemN gene encoding oxygen-independent coproporphyrinogen III oxidase, translated as MTQVHSLIQKYNVAGPRYTSYPTVPYWQEQDFSLEMWKQTLKRAFDETNTSEGISLYIHLPFCESLCTFCGCHKRVTKRHEVEQPYIQAVLKEWELYCQLLVDKPRIKEIHLGGGTPTFFSVQHLIELINGLLANADICDEYEFSFEGHPNNTTREHLQALYDLGFRRVSYGVQDYNEKVQKAIHRIQPFAHVQQVTTWAREIGYTSISHDLVFGLPFQNLTDVLHTIEQTNSLKPDRLAFYSYAHVPWIKGNGQRGFKDQDVPKDELKRQLYEEGKRKLLAQGYHEIGMDHFALEHDKMYQAFQQENLHRNFMGYTSSKTQVMIGLGLSSISDSWYSFAQNEKTLEDYYARLEKNEIPVYRGHLLTEEDLVIRQHILNLMCHFSTSWQNEALYFPELPEVLAQLEEMQNDGLLKMTSKDIQVTEQGKPFVRNICMAFDLHLRRKIPNNRIFSMTI; from the coding sequence ATGACTCAAGTTCATTCACTTATTCAAAAATACAATGTTGCAGGACCACGTTACACCAGTTATCCGACTGTTCCGTACTGGCAAGAACAAGATTTTAGTTTGGAAATGTGGAAGCAAACTTTAAAACGGGCATTTGATGAGACAAATACGAGTGAAGGGATTAGTTTATATATCCATTTGCCGTTTTGTGAAAGTTTGTGCACTTTTTGTGGTTGTCATAAGCGTGTGACCAAGCGCCATGAAGTGGAACAACCTTATATTCAAGCCGTGTTAAAAGAATGGGAGTTGTACTGCCAGTTGCTTGTCGACAAACCGCGGATTAAAGAAATTCATTTGGGCGGAGGAACTCCGACATTTTTCTCTGTACAACACTTGATCGAGTTGATTAATGGGTTATTGGCAAATGCAGATATATGCGATGAATATGAATTTAGTTTCGAAGGGCATCCTAATAATACGACTCGAGAGCATTTACAAGCCCTATATGATCTTGGTTTTCGCCGAGTAAGTTATGGGGTGCAGGACTATAATGAAAAAGTTCAGAAAGCAATTCACCGTATTCAACCATTTGCTCATGTACAACAGGTTACAACGTGGGCACGGGAAATTGGCTATACCTCGATTTCACATGACTTGGTCTTTGGTTTACCATTTCAGAACTTGACTGATGTGTTACATACGATTGAACAAACGAATAGTCTAAAGCCAGATCGTTTAGCATTTTATAGCTATGCTCATGTACCTTGGATTAAGGGCAATGGACAGCGTGGTTTTAAAGATCAGGACGTACCTAAAGATGAGTTGAAACGCCAGTTATATGAGGAGGGAAAGAGAAAACTTTTAGCACAGGGTTATCATGAAATTGGTATGGATCACTTTGCTTTGGAACATGACAAAATGTATCAAGCTTTCCAACAAGAAAATCTGCATCGTAATTTCATGGGGTATACCTCATCAAAAACGCAAGTCATGATTGGCCTAGGTTTGTCTTCAATTAGTGATAGTTGGTACAGCTTTGCGCAAAATGAAAAAACGCTAGAAGATTATTATGCACGTTTAGAGAAGAATGAGATTCCTGTATATCGTGGACATCTTTTAACAGAAGAGGATTTAGTCATTCGCCAACATATACTCAATTTAATGTGTCACTTTAGTACTTCATGGCAGAATGAAGCATTGTATTTTCCAGAGTTACCTGAAGTATTAGCACAACTAGAGGAAATGCAGAATGACGGTTTGTTAAAGATGACATCAAAGGATATTCAAGTAACCGAACAAGGCAAACCATTCGTAAGAAATATTTGCATGGCATTTGATTTACATCTTCGCCGCAAAATACCCAATAACCGTATTTTTTCTATGACGATATAA
- the ribA gene encoding GTP cyclohydrolase II, with protein MPIEFIATSKLPTAFGDFNISVFQDPQTGEEHVALSKGLETPPTGPVLVRIHSECLTGDAFASLKCDCGPQLQATQRLINEAGQGVILYLRQEGRGIGLTNKIRAYALQDQGHDTVDANLLLNLPADARRYDMCSIMLDHLQIKEVKLITNNPLKLKALTDLDINVVERVPLTVGRNPFNEQYLKTKRERMDHLYQKDDF; from the coding sequence GTGCCGATTGAATTTATTGCAACATCAAAGCTACCAACTGCTTTTGGTGACTTCAATATTTCTGTGTTTCAAGACCCTCAAACAGGCGAAGAACATGTGGCGCTTTCTAAAGGTTTAGAAACTCCCCCAACAGGACCTGTTTTAGTCCGTATTCATTCAGAATGCTTAACAGGTGATGCTTTCGCTTCATTAAAGTGTGACTGTGGTCCTCAATTACAAGCGACCCAACGTTTGATTAATGAAGCAGGTCAAGGTGTGATTTTATATCTACGCCAAGAAGGTCGTGGGATTGGTTTAACGAATAAAATCCGCGCCTATGCTTTACAAGATCAAGGGCATGATACGGTTGATGCTAACTTATTGTTAAATCTTCCTGCGGATGCACGTCGTTATGATATGTGTAGCATTATGCTGGATCATCTACAAATCAAAGAAGTTAAGTTAATTACGAATAACCCGTTAAAACTTAAAGCCCTAACTGATTTAGACATTAATGTGGTTGAGCGTGTACCGTTAACAGTAGGTCGTAACCCATTTAATGAACAATATTTAAAGACCAAACGTGAGCGTATGGATCATCTTTACCAGAAGGATGACTTCTAA
- the dxs gene encoding 1-deoxy-D-xylulose-5-phosphate synthase has product MLYTEIPTQRPVTPLLDGIDHPQQLRQLEQSQLAQVADELRQYILYAAGQSGGHFGANLGVIELTVALHYCFNTPDDRLVWDVGHQAYPHKVLTGRRERITTIRSKDGLAAFPAREESEFDTFGVGHSSTAISAGLGMSLARRYQKDPCDVVAIVGDGAMTAGMAFEAMNDAVAHDADLIVILNDNDMSISCSTGGFAKHLAAIWETGQLVNVDEQGEAYVQPHPKWTYNSRLHQSATDAADNLFKAIGFDYFGPFDGHDVEQLTQVFHALKKRKGPRLVHIYTKKGKGFAPAEADPITYHAITKIAARASAPAKKSPPKYSDVFGQWLCDEAAQDDRLLAITPAMCEGSGMVQFAKQYPERFFDVAIAEQHAVTLAAGMACEGLKPVVAIYSTFLQRGYDQLIHDVALQNLDVTFGIDRAGLVGEDGPTHAGAYDYAYMRTVPNMVIMAPKDENECRQMLHTAYHYNGPTAVRYPRGVGTGAEIQQQMTALEIGKAEIVAQFNQDADQQISILAFGSRVAASVEAAELFASKHSVAVRVVNMRFVKPLDEQIIRDLTPRTQLFVTVEEHAVMAGAGSAVNEFLAQAKIIKPILNLGLPDAFLHQATHQQMLADCGLDGQGIFASIEKAWL; this is encoded by the coding sequence ATGTTGTATACCGAAATTCCAACTCAACGTCCTGTTACGCCATTGTTAGATGGAATTGATCATCCACAACAATTACGTCAGCTCGAGCAAAGCCAACTCGCACAAGTGGCGGATGAGTTGCGTCAATATATTTTGTATGCGGCAGGGCAAAGCGGTGGCCACTTTGGCGCAAATTTAGGTGTGATTGAACTGACAGTTGCTTTGCACTACTGTTTCAATACACCAGATGATCGTTTAGTTTGGGATGTGGGTCATCAAGCATATCCACATAAAGTACTGACGGGGCGTCGTGAGCGAATTACTACGATTCGTAGTAAAGATGGTTTAGCTGCTTTCCCTGCGCGTGAAGAGTCTGAATTTGATACCTTTGGTGTAGGGCATTCGTCAACAGCAATTTCTGCGGGTCTAGGAATGTCGCTTGCGCGTCGTTATCAAAAAGATCCGTGTGATGTGGTTGCAATTGTTGGTGATGGTGCAATGACAGCAGGTATGGCATTTGAAGCCATGAATGATGCGGTTGCACATGATGCTGATCTGATCGTTATTTTAAATGATAACGATATGTCGATTTCATGCAGTACCGGCGGTTTTGCTAAACACTTGGCTGCAATTTGGGAAACAGGTCAACTGGTCAATGTAGATGAACAAGGTGAAGCCTATGTTCAACCACATCCCAAATGGACTTATAACTCACGATTACATCAGTCTGCAACAGATGCGGCGGATAACTTATTTAAAGCGATTGGTTTTGATTATTTTGGGCCATTTGATGGGCATGATGTTGAACAACTCACACAAGTTTTTCATGCGCTAAAAAAACGTAAAGGCCCTCGTTTAGTTCATATTTATACCAAAAAGGGTAAAGGATTTGCGCCTGCTGAAGCAGACCCGATTACCTATCATGCGATTACTAAAATAGCAGCTAGAGCATCTGCACCTGCAAAAAAATCACCGCCTAAATACTCGGACGTGTTTGGACAATGGTTATGTGATGAAGCAGCGCAAGACGATCGTTTACTCGCAATCACTCCAGCGATGTGTGAAGGTTCAGGGATGGTTCAGTTTGCAAAGCAATACCCTGAACGTTTCTTTGATGTTGCGATTGCTGAACAACATGCAGTGACTTTAGCAGCGGGTATGGCGTGTGAAGGTTTAAAACCCGTTGTAGCAATCTATTCGACCTTTTTACAACGTGGTTATGATCAATTGATCCATGATGTTGCTTTGCAAAATCTAGATGTCACTTTTGGGATTGATCGTGCTGGTTTGGTCGGTGAAGATGGTCCGACCCATGCAGGTGCATATGATTATGCCTATATGCGTACTGTACCTAACATGGTGATCATGGCACCAAAAGATGAAAATGAATGTCGCCAGATGTTGCATACGGCATATCACTATAATGGACCAACTGCCGTACGTTATCCACGTGGTGTTGGTACAGGTGCTGAAATTCAACAGCAAATGACTGCTTTAGAAATTGGTAAAGCTGAAATCGTTGCGCAATTTAATCAGGACGCAGATCAGCAGATCAGTATCCTTGCTTTTGGTAGTCGTGTTGCAGCATCAGTTGAAGCAGCAGAATTATTTGCAAGTAAACATTCGGTTGCTGTACGTGTAGTGAATATGCGTTTTGTGAAGCCATTGGATGAACAAATCATTCGTGATTTAACGCCTCGTACTCAACTGTTTGTAACTGTGGAAGAGCATGCGGTTATGGCGGGTGCGGGAAGTGCAGTAAATGAATTTTTAGCACAAGCTAAAATCATTAAGCCAATTTTAAATCTAGGTTTGCCAGATGCATTTTTACATCAAGCAACTCATCAGCAAATGCTTGCAGATTGTGGTTTAGATGGACAAGGCATTTTTGCTTCAATTGAGAAAGCTTGGTTATAG
- a CDS encoding inositol monophosphatase family protein → MEPMVVMAARAAQTVGQELLKAHQNRHKLDLQVEEKGIDGPVTRVDRYLEQLTIDTLRKSYKNHSFLGEEFGMQEGKGHDADWCWVIDPLDGTQNFINGFPHFCISIAVQHKGVTQHGVIYDPVRDELFSASRGRGAVMNQRRIRVNVKDSLENTFLAVGHPYRAKRNGEIVSYAEQHFASLLAVTKSGAQIRRGGSAALDLAYVAAGRFDGFFELGLKPWDIAAGELIVKEAGGVVVDARGGNESFDNGQVLACSLKMLKPLMQTVVPAWGDAAK, encoded by the coding sequence ATGGAACCTATGGTGGTTATGGCTGCGCGTGCGGCTCAAACAGTTGGTCAAGAGCTTTTAAAGGCACATCAAAATCGTCATAAACTCGATTTACAAGTTGAAGAAAAGGGCATTGATGGTCCAGTAACACGTGTTGATCGTTACTTGGAACAACTTACAATTGATACGCTTCGTAAAAGTTATAAAAACCATAGCTTCCTTGGTGAAGAGTTTGGTATGCAAGAAGGTAAAGGTCACGATGCAGATTGGTGCTGGGTGATTGATCCTTTAGATGGTACTCAAAACTTTATCAACGGTTTTCCTCATTTCTGTATTTCTATCGCTGTACAACATAAAGGCGTAACTCAGCACGGTGTGATCTATGATCCAGTGCGTGATGAATTATTCTCTGCAAGCCGTGGTCGTGGCGCAGTCATGAACCAACGCCGTATCCGTGTCAATGTTAAAGACTCTTTAGAAAACACATTCCTTGCGGTAGGTCATCCTTATCGTGCGAAACGTAATGGTGAAATTGTTTCTTATGCAGAACAACATTTCGCTTCTTTGTTGGCTGTAACTAAATCAGGCGCGCAAATCCGTCGTGGTGGCTCTGCTGCTTTGGATTTAGCTTATGTCGCTGCAGGTCGTTTTGATGGTTTCTTTGAGCTTGGTTTAAAACCGTGGGATATTGCTGCGGGTGAGCTGATTGTAAAAGAAGCGGGCGGTGTGGTTGTGGATGCTCGTGGTGGTAATGAATCATTTGATAATGGTCAAGTACTTGCTTGCTCATTGAAAATGTTAAAACCATTGATGCAAACAGTTGTTCCAGCTTGGGGCGATGCTGCAAAATAA
- a CDS encoding DEAD/DEAH box helicase has protein sequence MSKTFAEFSLHETLQQALEGLGFTSPTPVQEQAIPAALDGKDLLVSSQTGSGKTAAFLLPTLNALAGQETFVPFKERMKAVTQPSILVLCPTRELAQQVSQDAIAFVRHMKGVRIAAIMGGMPFGKQIQQLKGAQVIVATPGRLLDLVNRRQLKLDKVESLIVDEADRMLDLGFSEDLEAIGELAANRNQTLMFSATFADRIIRLAERMMNDPQRIAIETGHSTNTDVTQTLHWTDGFEHKKKLLTHWLSDESVDQAVVFASTQEDTDMLAEELAEAGHSVVALHGAMPQTVRNRRLRSIREGRAKILVATDVAARGLDVPTISHVINFGLPMKNEDYVHRIGRTGRAGRTGQAITLATYRERGKIRALEDYLDARLNVSEIEGLEPSPPPARSGRDGGGRGRGGRDGGGRGRGGFGGGRRFEGESNFKRREGGDDRPRRSFDDKPRGERPSFGGEDRPRREFNSDRPRREGGFEDRPRRSFDDKPRGERPSFGGEDRPRREFNSDRPRREGGFEDRPKRSFGGEDRPRREFNSDRPRREGGFNDKPRFDSNDDNRGNRVDYKPRREGSFGDRPKRDFGDRPQREGGFGDRPKRSFGGEDRPKRSFGGEDRPKRSFGGEDRPKRDFGDRPAREGGFGGDRRRKNDF, from the coding sequence ATGAGCAAAACTTTTGCCGAATTTTCTTTGCACGAAACCTTACAACAAGCCCTAGAAGGTTTAGGTTTTACAAGCCCAACTCCTGTGCAAGAACAAGCGATTCCAGCTGCGTTAGATGGAAAAGATTTATTAGTTTCAAGCCAGACAGGTTCTGGTAAAACTGCAGCATTTTTACTCCCTACATTAAATGCTTTGGCAGGTCAGGAAACTTTTGTGCCATTTAAAGAACGCATGAAAGCTGTGACTCAACCAAGCATCTTGGTTTTATGTCCTACGCGTGAATTGGCTCAACAAGTAAGCCAAGATGCGATTGCATTTGTACGTCATATGAAAGGTGTTCGTATTGCTGCAATCATGGGTGGTATGCCTTTTGGTAAGCAAATTCAACAGCTTAAAGGCGCACAAGTGATTGTTGCAACGCCAGGTCGTTTGCTTGACTTGGTAAATCGTCGCCAATTGAAACTTGATAAAGTTGAATCGTTAATCGTCGACGAAGCTGACCGTATGCTTGATCTAGGCTTCTCTGAAGATTTAGAAGCAATTGGCGAGTTAGCTGCAAACCGTAATCAAACATTAATGTTCTCTGCGACTTTTGCTGATCGTATTATTCGTCTTGCTGAACGTATGATGAATGATCCACAACGTATCGCAATTGAAACTGGTCACAGCACTAACACTGATGTAACACAAACATTACATTGGACAGATGGTTTTGAGCATAAGAAAAAATTACTTACTCACTGGTTGTCTGACGAGTCAGTAGATCAAGCTGTTGTCTTTGCAAGCACGCAAGAAGATACAGATATGCTTGCTGAAGAATTGGCTGAAGCAGGTCACTCAGTTGTTGCATTGCATGGTGCTATGCCACAAACCGTTCGTAACCGTCGTTTACGCAGCATCCGTGAAGGTCGTGCAAAAATCTTAGTTGCAACTGACGTAGCAGCACGTGGTTTAGACGTACCAACTATTTCTCACGTGATTAACTTCGGTTTACCGATGAAAAACGAAGACTATGTACACCGTATTGGTCGTACAGGTCGTGCGGGTCGTACAGGTCAGGCGATTACACTTGCGACTTATCGTGAGCGTGGCAAAATCCGTGCTTTAGAAGATTATTTAGATGCACGTTTAAATGTGTCTGAAATTGAAGGTTTAGAGCCATCTCCACCTCCTGCACGTTCAGGTCGTGATGGCGGCGGTCGTGGTCGCGGTGGTCGTGATGGCGGCGGTCGTGGTCGTGGTGGTTTTGGTGGCGGTCGTCGTTTTGAAGGCGAAAGCAATTTCAAACGTCGTGAAGGTGGCGATGATCGTCCACGTCGTAGCTTCGATGATAAACCACGTGGTGAACGTCCATCATTTGGTGGTGAAGATCGTCCACGTCGCGAATTCAATTCTGATCGTCCACGTCGTGAAGGTGGTTTTGAAGACCGTCCACGTCGTAGCTTCGATGATAAACCACGCGGTGAACGTCCATCATTCGGTGGTGAAGACCGTCCACGTCGCGAGTTCAATTCAGATCGCCCACGTCGTGAAGGTGGTTTTGAAGATCGTCCAAAGCGTAGTTTTGGTGGTGAAGACCGTCCACGTCGCGAGTTCAATTCAGATCGCCCGCGTCGTGAAGGTGGTTTCAATGATAAACCGCGTTTTGATTCGAATGATGACAATCGTGGTAACCGTGTAGATTACAAACCACGTCGTGAAGGTAGCTTCGGCGACCGTCCAAAGCGCGATTTTGGTGATCGCCCACAACGTGAAGGTGGTTTTGGTGACCGTCCAAAACGTAGTTTCGGTGGTGAAGATCGCCCAAAACGTAGTTTCGGTGGTGAAGACCGTCCAAAGCGTAGTTTCGGTGGTGAAGACCGTCCAAAGCGTGATTTTGGTGATCGTCCAGCACGTGAAGGTGGCTTCGGTGGTGACCGTCGTCGCAAAAACGATTTTTAA